From Akkermansiaceae bacterium, one genomic window encodes:
- the moaA gene encoding GTP 3',8-cyclase MoaA: MQPVTDRMGRGLRDLRISVTDRCNFRCRYCMPAEIFGPGYAFLPKGELLSFEEMERLVRVLVPLGVEKIRLTGGEPLLRRGLEDLVAMLASIRGIRDIAMTTNGILLGHHAEALALAGLNRVTVSMDALDGDIFARMNGTGAKVERVLSGISAAQVFGLPVKVNAVIQRGVNESQILPLARWAKDAAVDLRFIEYMDVGETNGWRMDQVVSGEEILQILGQEFTLEPRQAAYRGEVAVHWRHADDGREIGLIRSVSKPFCQDCQRLRVSADGKIFTCLFAADGFDLKGVLRGGLPDDALRETVRNVWQGRTDRYSEERGSVAKPKAEMSYLGG; this comes from the coding sequence TTGCAGCCGGTGACGGACCGTATGGGCCGGGGATTGCGGGATCTCCGGATCTCCGTGACGGATCGTTGCAATTTCCGCTGTCGCTACTGCATGCCGGCGGAAATTTTCGGTCCGGGCTACGCCTTTCTGCCGAAGGGTGAGCTGCTCAGCTTTGAGGAAATGGAGCGGCTGGTGCGGGTGCTGGTGCCGCTGGGGGTGGAGAAGATCCGCCTCACCGGCGGCGAGCCGTTGTTGCGCCGGGGGCTGGAGGATCTCGTCGCCATGCTGGCGTCCATCCGGGGGATACGGGACATCGCGATGACCACGAATGGCATCCTGCTGGGGCATCATGCGGAGGCGCTGGCACTGGCTGGCCTGAATCGGGTGACGGTGAGCATGGATGCGCTCGACGGGGATATTTTCGCACGGATGAATGGCACGGGGGCGAAGGTGGAGCGCGTGCTTTCCGGGATTTCCGCGGCGCAGGTTTTCGGCCTGCCGGTGAAGGTGAACGCCGTCATCCAACGCGGGGTGAACGAAAGCCAGATCCTCCCGTTGGCGCGCTGGGCGAAGGATGCGGCGGTGGATCTCCGGTTCATCGAATACATGGATGTGGGCGAGACCAACGGCTGGCGGATGGACCAGGTGGTGTCCGGGGAAGAGATCCTGCAGATCCTGGGGCAAGAGTTCACGCTGGAGCCACGGCAGGCCGCCTATCGCGGGGAGGTCGCGGTGCATTGGCGGCACGCGGATGATGGCAGGGAGATCGGACTGATCCGCTCCGTGAGCAAGCCGTTCTGCCAGGACTGCCAGCGCCTGCGTGTTTCCGCGGACGGGAAAATTTTCACCTGCCTCTTCGCGGCGGATGGTTTCGATCTGAAAGGCGTGCTGCGTGGCGGTTTGCCGGATGATGCGCTGCGCGAAACCGTGCGCAATGTGTGGCAGGGCCGCACCGACCGATACTCCGAAGAACGTGGTTCGGTGGCGAAGCCGAAGGCGGAGATGAGTTATCTGGGTGGGTGA